A stretch of DNA from Corallococcus silvisoli:
CGGGCTGACACACCGGGAGGGTGATCAGCTCCTCCATGTCGGGGTCCCGCTGGCCGTTGTCGTTCAGGTCGATGAAGGCATCCACGCGGACGCCGGGTCGTCCGCAGATTCCGCCAGCGGGCTCGGGCTGGACCTGCACCTGCACTTGGCGCTGCGTGTCGTTCAGGAGGCAGAAGTGATGGGAGGCCTGGACCTCCGAGGTGCCGAGGACGCCATTGCCATCCACGTCCTCGCCCACCTCCAGGATGGTCGCGGCGGAGCGACAGACCTCGCTGCTCAGCACCGTGCGGGTCCGGGTGCGCACGGTCGCGGAGCGCGTGCAGGCGGGGACCTCGCGAGTGACCTCCGTGTCGTCCAGCACGCCGTCGCCGTTCAGGTCCAGCCCCGCCTGGGTGACCTGCCCACCCTCCGGGCACTGGGCGCCGGGCGCGAGCGGCACCGTCCGCAACAGCACCGCGGTGGCCTCCGCGCAGACGTACTCGGTGTGGGTGACCTCATCGTCCCCCAGCACGCCGTCCCCATCGCGGTCCAGGCCCGTCTGGATGGCCTTCCCGCCGTGGGGACACGCGGTGCCCGGGGGTTCAACCAGGACCCGGGAGCGGGCCTGGGGGGTGAAGGGCGTCAGGTCGAGCGGCGCGCACCCCGCCGCGATGAGGCAGAGGGCCATCCAGGTGTTCCAGGTCCGCCGCATGGGTCGCTTCTCCTGCGCACCGGTTCGCTCGCGACGCCGCGACGACACCGGGCCCGGTTCCCTTCATACGACGGGAAGGGCCCGCCCGGGTCGTCGGAGCGAAGCCCTGCTCAGGACGCCAGCGCCTCCGGGGGAGGGGCGTGGGCGTCCTCCAGGGGGACGTGGGCCTCCGCGTCCTTCGCCTTCGAGATGCGCTCGTCCAGCTCCGCGGTGAGGTGCTCGAAGACCTCTTTGTTGAGCGTGCCCTTCTGGTAGGCGCTGAAGAGGGCGTCCTTCTCCACGATGAGGACGCGGCGGATGGCCTCCTGCTGCTCCTCCTCATGGAAGCGGTTGGACTGCTGCTTGAGCCCCGTGAGCTCCTGGGTCACCGCCTGGGCCTTCTGCTGGTAGTCGCGCTCCAGGGGCTCCAGCACGTCCACCGGAATCTCGCGCGAGCGGCGCATGGCCTCCAGCGCCGCGAGCGCCGCGTGGATGGCGCCCAGCTTGCCCCGGGCCAGCTCGTACTGCTCCTGGTACACGTCCTTGAGGCCGGTGATGCCCAGCTTCTTGAGCACCGGCGCCATGGTGAGGCCCTGGAAGATGATGGACAGCACCACCACGCCGAACGTCATGTTCACCAGCAGCTCCCGGTGGGCGAAGTCGTCCGGGAGGCCGAGCACCAGCACCATGGACACCGCGCCGCGCAGGCCGCTCCAGGTGAGCACCGCGCTCCACTTCCACGGCATGCGCTCCGGCGTGAGCCGCAGCAGGCCGGACACGCCGTAGACGACCACCGCGCGGCCCAGCATCACCGCCCCGTACGCCAGCAGGATGGGCAGCCATGACGCGAGCAGCGAGCTGAGCTGCACCTCCAGGCCAATGAGCAGGAACACCACGGAGTTGAGCGCGAAGGCCAGATACTCCCAGAAGCTCTCCACCGCGATGCGCGTCGTGGGGCCCATGCCCTCCTGCGCCGCCCAGTTGCCGCACAGCATGCCGGCCACCACCGTCGCGATGACGCCCGAATAGTGGAAGTGCTCCGCCACCACGAAGGACCCGTACGCGGCGATGACGGTGCAGGTGATCTCCACCATCGCGTCCTCCACGCGCAGGATGACCTTCGCCACCGCGAAGCCCACCGCGATGCCGATGAAGGCACCCATGCCGGCGACCTTGATGAAGTCCAGCACCGCGCCGCCCGCGGTGAACTGCGCGCCGTTGGCCACGCCCACCACCAGCGTGAACAGCACCACGGAGGTGCCGTCGTTGAGCAGGCTCTCCCCCTCCACCAGGATGGCCAGCCGCTTGGGCGCCCCCAGCGCCTTGAACAGGCCCACCACCGCGATGGGGTCCGTTGACACGATGAGCGACGCGAACACCATCGCGTGGATGAGCCCGAAGCCCTCCAGCGCGTTCATCCCCTTCATCGCCGGGGACAACAGCAGCGCCGTGAGCCCCATGGACGCCACCACCCCCGGAATCGCCAGCGAGGTGATGGCCAGCTTGTTCTTCCAGAACTTGCGGAAGTCGACGTGGAAGGCCGCCTCGAACAAGAGCCCCGGCAGGAGGACCGCGAACAGCAGCTCCTTCGTCAGGTGCGGCGGCTCGAAGACGTGCACGATGCCCAGGCCCAGGCCCGCCAGCACCAGCGCCACCGTGTACGGAAACTTGAAGTAGCGCGCAGCGATCGCCACCGCTGTCGCGATGGAGAAGAGCAGCACGAAGGCCAACTCGAAGTGCATGAATCCCCAGCCACGTTTGTGCTCAAAGAGGGCGAGGATGCCATGCACGCGGGGCGTTTGAGGACCCCCTTCCGGTGAAAAACGAGAGGGTGCGGGGAGGCTGGCGCTGCCCCTCGTGGGCGGGGGGCCCGGTCGCCGTGCTCCTCCCCCCGACGGATTGCACGCGCTTGGTCACCGAGGAGTCTCCGCCGTCGTCCAGACTCGCGTGGTTCTCGGTGAGCGTCGCGGCAAGGTGCTGGCGCACGCGACGGAGGCGGGAGGCGTGTCTACCGGCGCAGCCCGGTGAACAGGTCGCCACTCCGCTGGATGTTGAGCCGCAGGTTCGTGGCGGCATTCGCGCAGGCGCCCCGTCCGGTCTCGAGCCGCAGCACGTTCCCGTCCAGGGTCAGGTCCCCAGCCGCCAGGCAGCCCGAGATGTCGATGTCCGCGAGCCAGTCGCCCATGTCCAGACTTCCGCCGAAGGCGGCGGGATGCTCCGAGAACTCCTCGGGCAGTCCCGTCGGCACGCCCCGGTGTTCGAAGCGCATGGGCTCGTCCGACTGGAAGGCGAACTCCAGCACGTGGAGCTTCGCCCGGTAGATGAAGTATGCGCGAAGCTGGAAGCTGGGGTGCTCCGGTGTCCCCGGGACCCACCGCGTGTCGATGGCGCGATAATAGCCGCGGGGGATGAACACCTGCTCGCCCCCCAAGGACAGGGGCTTGCCGGTGCCCAACTCCACGGGGCCCGGGAGGTGAAGCACGCCAGGCCGGCTCACGGGGGCCTCGCGAGGGCGCTTGCCAGGGGGCTCCGGCACGGAGTCCTGACAGGACATCTGCGGGGAGAGCACCTCCTCGTAGTCCTCGCAGCGCGCCGTGGGCGGAAGGTCCATCCGCAGGTCCTCCAGCCTGAAGGTCAGGGTCTCCAACGTGAAGAAGGTGCGGTCGAGCGAGAAGAAGGTGCTCGGGGCCAGGGTGAAGCTGCTGTAGTCCGAGGCCACCAGGAGGGTGTCCGAGTGGTAGCCGAAGTCGAGCAGGTAGGTGTTGTCGGGACCTCCGCAAGCGCAAAGGCCCAGGGTGGCGGCGAGGCCGACGATGCGGTGCCAGGAGCATGAAGGCATGGGCATATGGGAAGGGAATCGATGCTCGGAAGAGGGTGCGTTCGCCGGAGCCGGGCGCGTCGATGGAGGAGCCCGGGAGGGTTCACGCTATGCCGGTGGTGAGGCAAAGGGACGGACATCCCGGTCGTGTCACGGATCACCCCTGAAATAGAATTGTTGCCGCGTGAACGTGAGTTTGAATTCCCTCTCAAGGACGTCCCTTCGCGTGGCGACCGGGTCGTCGTCTCGGGTCTCCGGTCGTGCTTTCCGGCGGAGAGCGGCCTGCGCGCTCCACGAGATGACCGGCGATGAGCGGTCCTGTTACCTCTGACAGGACCTGCCCCGGGTGGCCTAGAGTCGAACGGATGATGGACCTCTTCCTGATGTCGCCGCCGGGCCGGGGCTGGGCGCTGCGAGGCCGGTCGAACTTCCGCAGCCGCGAGGCCGCCCCGGCGGATGCGCGCGGCGCGCGGCGGGAGTGGCTGACGCTGGCCCGGCACATCGAGTCGCGCGGGGGCACGGTGGTGGCGCTGCCCTCGCCCTCGGACGCGCTGACGGGCATGCCGTACGCGGCCGAGTGCGGCCAGGTGGTGGCCCGCGAGGGGCAGGCTCCGCTGTTCCTGCTGCCTCGCATGATGAGCGCGCACCGCTTCGCGGAGCGCGACCACTGGACCCCGCTGGCCCGGCGCATGGGCCTGGAGGTGGTGGACCCGGGCGTGGGCATCTGGGAGGCGCACGGGGACGTGGCGACGTTCGACGGCGTGACGCTGCTGTTCTGGGGCGGGCGCACCACGCTGGACGGCCTGGCGGCGGCGGAGCCGTTCTTCCCCGGCGAGGTGCTGCGCGTCCAGGTGCGCGAGCCCGCGTTCCACGGGAACATGGCGGTGCTGCCCTTGCCCGCGGTGGACCGGCTGGTCGTCTGCCCGGACGTGATGGCGCCGGAGTCCGTGGCGCTGCTGGAGCAGCGCTTCGGCGCGAACCGGCTGGTGCGGGTGACGGAGGCGGACATCCGCCGCTACGCGACCAATGGTCTGCCTTTGGGCCGGGACCTGCTCGCGCCCACGGTGATGCCCGCGCACGTGGTGGCGTTGTTGGAGGGGTTGGGCATGCGCGTGGTGTCCATGCCGATGCCGGAGCTGACGGAGAAGGGCGGTGGTTCGTCGCGCTGTCTGGTGTCGCGCGCGTCGGTGGACGCCTCCCGCCTCCACCTTCCTCCCGAGTGCCGGCTGGACGTCGTGGCGAAGGACATCGAAGCCGATGGCGGGTGAGCTCGCGTCGCTGGCTCAGGCGTTCTTCGCCGCGAACCCGGAGCTGTCCTTGCAGGCGCTGGGCTCCGGCGTGCACGTGCCGTCGCTGGACCTGGCCCCGCATGGCATCCCGGTGACGCACCTGCTGGCGGAGCACAACGCGGAGCTGGCGCGGCAATACCTGACGCTCAACCAGCTCGCGTTCGGTGGCATCGGCGTGCCGCGCTGGGTGCTGTCGGACTTGTACCTGCTGCCCGGCGCCATCGGGCTCTTGCGCTGCCCCGCGCGGCTGTTGAAGGCGCCGGCGCGCGAGCGGCTGCTGCTGGCGGACGAGGAGCTGGCCATTGGCGCGGCCTGCTACGTGGCGCCGTCGCTGACGCCGGGGCTGTTCGTGGGCGTGTCGCTGTTCAGCTTCCTGCCGGGGCGGGGCGCGTCCTCGTGGGTGAAGACGCTCACGCTCGGCATGGTGCGCGCGAAGCGCCTGCGGGGCGTCACCCAGTGGGACAACCCGGCGGTGCGCGTGCACACGCGGCTGGGGCCCATGCGGCTGGTGGGGCGCGTCCCCGGCGGGCACGACTACGACGAGCGCACCTTCGTCTACGAGACGGACCTCGCCGACGAGGCCCGCGTGGCCCAGGCGATGTCGCGGGGCGAGGAGCAGGCCTTCGCCACCCGCATCCCCGTCACCGACCTGGTGGCGCTGGGCACGCTGCTGGACCGAGCGGAGGCGGGGGCCCGGTTGGAACTGGTGCCTCCCGGCCAGGACGGCGGCCACGTGCTGGTGCGTGAGCTGGCGCCTTAGGGCGCCGGGGCGCTGGGGAACTCCTCGTCCTGCTCCAGCGCCTTGCGCAGGGCCGCGGCGCCCTCCTTGAGGATGGGCGCGCCGTGCGCGAAGCAGACGGTCTGGAGGGGCAGGTGGTCCAGGATGCGCTGGACGCTGGTGCGCGTGCGCAGGGGTTCGTCCTGGTACTCGCTGGGGACGAACGTCGGCGCGCCCCGGCCCTCGCGTGACAGCAGGTCGGAGATGAAGACCACCGCGTGCGGGCTCTTCTGGAGCCAGAGCGTGTACATGGCCTCCGTGGGCCCTGGCGTCTGGAAGGTGTTGAGGCCGCCGGGCAGGATGGTCCCGTTCACGTATTCGAAGTCCGGCTTCTCCCCCAGGCCCAGCGCGCCCTCCGGGGCCCAGACGGGCACGCCGAACGCCTTGCGCAGGCGCCACGCGGAGCGCTGGTGGTTGCCCGCGGTGAGCACGATGGCGTCGATGTCGCCCAGCTTGCGCAGGGCCTTCTCGTCGATGGGCAGCGGGTCGATGAGGGTGACGGTGCCGTCGTCGTCCACCACCGCGTAGGCGTCGCTGCGCAGGCCGCCGAGCCGGTCGTCGGCGACGGTCCAGTGGTGCACTCCCGGGACGATCTCGTCCGTCTTCTTCGCCTGGGCCTTGGGCTCGCTCATGCGGACAAAGCTAGGCACCGGCGCGCGGATGACACGGGCGCCCGCCCCTCCGCCCGCCTGCTCCTCCAGCGGCCCCTCCCACCCCCTTCGCATCCCGCCCGCCGCGCGCACCTTTGTCGTTGGACGTCAGGAGAGACGCGATGCGCGCGATGACCCGACCGCTGGTGCTGTTCGATGGGGACTGTGGCTTCTGCAAGCGCTGGGTGGCGCGCTGGCGCGGGGACACCCAGGGGCGGGTGCGCTTCGTGCGCGCCAGCGGATGGCTGCGCGCGCTCCTGGGCATCTCCCGTCAGGACATGCGGCGGGCCCTGCAATTGGTGGAGCCTTCCGGGCGCCGCTCCTCGGGCGCGGAGGCGGTCTTCCGGATGCTCGCCTGGTCGCCTCGCTGGGGCACGCGCTTCGCCGCGCGGCTGGGGCTGCTGCCCGGCATCCAGCAGGCGGCGGGCGCGGTGTACTCGGTCATCGCGCGGCACCGGGGCCGCGCGGCGCGGTGGGACACGTGGTTGTTCAGCCGGGTGACGGAGCCCGCCGAACACCGGCGCGTGCGCTGGCTCTTCCTGCGGCTGATGGGCGGCACCTTCCTCATCGCCTTCACGTCGCTGGGCCGGCAGGTGCTGGGGCTCTATGGCGAGAAGGGCATCCGCCCCATCCGCGACCTGGCGCAGTCGGAGCGCTGGGCGGCGCAGGGCCGGTGGCGGCGCCCCTCCGTGTTCTGGAGGGACGCGTCCGACGCGGCGCTGGTGCGCGGCTGCCGCGTGGGACAGGGCCTGTCGCTGGCGCTGCTCTTCAACGTCGCCCCGCGCCTGAGCGCCGCGGGGCTGTGGGGGCTGTACCTGTCCTATGTGTCGCTGGGGCGCGAGTTCCTGTCGTTCCAGTGGGACGTGCTGCTCCTGGAGATGGGGGCGCTGGGCGCGCTCACCGCGCCGGGCGGCGTGCGGCCGGGGCTGGGGAAGCGGGATGTGTCCGCGTTGGAGGTCCTCCTCTTCCGGATGCTCGTGTTCCGGCTCTACTTCGGCTCGGGGATGAGCAAGTTCCACTCGCGCGACCAGACGTGGCGCGACCTGAGCGCGTGCGACGTTTACTTCGAGACCGCGCCCCTGCCCACGCGCGGCGGCTGGGCCGCGCACCAGCTGCCCCGCCCGGTGCGTCACGCGGGCACGGCGGCGGTGCTGGCGGCGGAGACGGCGGTGCCCTTCCTCGCCTTCGGTCCCCGGCGCGTGCGGCAGGTCGCCTTCGGCATCTTCTCCGCGCTGCAGGCGGCCATCGTCGCCACGGGCAACTACGGCTTCTTCAACGTCCAGTCGCAGGCCCTGGGGCTGTGGCTGCTGGACGACGCGGCCCTGCGCCGCGTGCTCCCCTCGCGCTGGTGGCGCGACGCCGGACCCGCGCGGAGGCCGTCCGCGCTGGGCACGGCGCTGTCGGCGGCCACGGCGGTGCCGGTGCTCGCGCTGGGCTCGGCGGAGCTCCTCCGCCGGATGGGGTGGTGGCCGAGGGGCCCCGCGCGCCTGGTGGCGGCGGTGGACTGGCTGGAGGACCGGCTGCTGCCGTTGCACTCGGTGAACTCCTACGGCCTGTTCTCCGTGATGACGGTGGACCGGCCGGAGATCACGCTGGAGGGCTCCGATGACGGCGTGCACTGGGTGGAGTACCCGTTCCGCTACAAGACGTCCGCGCTGGACCGGCCGCCGCGCCAGGTGGCGCCCCACCAGCCCCGGCTGGACTGGCAGATGTGGTTCGCCGCGCTGGGGTCGCCGCCCTCCTGGTTCATCACCCTGATGGAGCGGCTGCTGGAGGGTTCACCGGAGGTCCTGAGGCTGTTCGCCGCCAATCCCTTTCCAGACCACCCGCCCCGCGTCGTGCGCGCCGTGCTCCACGACTACCGGATGACGTCCCGGGAGGAGCGCCAGCGCACCGGGGCGTGGTGGAAGCGGGAACGGCATGGGCTGTATGTGTCGCCCCTGACCCTCACGCCCGGCACGTCCGAGCAGGGCGGCCGGCTGACCTGGCACGTCTGAGAAGCAGCCCCGCCCAATCCCAACCACGCCCGGTGCGTGGGCCCCCCACACGGCATGGGCCCGGCCGGACGGTGGGCATGGAGCAAAGGGAGGGGACGGGGACTGGCGGGGGATGGCGATCGGTAGGTACGGTGGCAGTCGCGATGGTGTCCGGTGCTTCCCCGTCTTCCCTCATCTTCGGCAGGTACGCGGTCCTCCGCCGCCTGGCCGTGGGGGGCATGGGCGAAATCTTCCTGGCCCGTCAGGTGGGGGTGAGCGGCTTCGAGCGCCCCGTCATCCTCAAGAGCCTGCTGCCGGACCTGCTGGAGCACGAGGGGTCGGTGGAGATGTTCCTCGACGAGGCCCGGGTCGCGGCGCACCTGAACCACCCGAACGTCGTCTCGCTGTACGAGGTCGGCGCGTGGCAGGGCACGTTCTACATCGCCATGGAGTACATCGAGGGCGAGAACCTGGGCCGGCTGGCGAAGGCGGCGCAGCGGGCCGCCACGCCGCTGCCCCACCGGGTGTGCGCGCAGTTGATCCGCGACGCGGCGCTGGGCCTGGACCACGCGCACCACGCGCGGGACAACCAGGGCGCGTCGCTGGAGCTGGTGCACCGGGACATCAGCCCACAGAACATCATGGTGCGCCTGGATGGCGTGACGAAGGTGGTGGACTTCGGCGTGGCCAAGGCGACCATCCGCGCCAGCCGCACGCGCACCGGCGTGCTCAAGGGCAAGCTGCGCTACATGTCGCCCGAACAGGTGCGCAACGAACCCGTCGCCGGCACGAGCGACCAGTTCGCGCTGGGCGTGGTGCTGTGGGAGCTGTGCACGCGCCGGCCGTTCATCGACACGGACAACCCCGCGGAGGCGATGCGAAGGATTGCCCTGGCGGCGGTGCCCAAGCCGTCGCAGTTCGTGGAGGGGCTGTCTCCGCTGTTGGAGCAGATCATCCTGCGCACGCTCCACCGCGCGCCCGCGCAGCGCTTCGCGAGATGCGCCGACGTGGCGCGCGCGCTCCAGGCCTATCTGGACGAGGTGCCGGAGGCGCCGGGGGAGAGCGTCTCCGCGGTGGTGACGCGGCTGGTGGGCGAGTCGGTGCTCGCGCGGCTGCGCGACGCGGGCAGCGTGGAGCCGGGGCTGCACCCGGCCCGTGAGCCCTCCAGCGTGTCGTGTCCGCGCTGTGGCCAGTCCACCAGCGCGACCAACCGCTTCTGTCCCGCGTGCGGCAACTCGCTCACGCCCGCGGCCGGTGCCGTCGCGCCGCAGCTTCCGCTGATGCCCGTGTTGAGCGAGCCGCCCGTGCACCTGGGCGACGAGGAGCTCCCCGACGCGCCAACGGCCAAGGCGCCCGCGGCCCGGCGCGACGACGGCGCCGTGCACGAGCCGCCCACGGACCCGACGATGGAGGTGCCCGCGCCGCTGGTGTCCGTGCTCTCCGCGTCGCCGCTCACCTCCGACGAGGACGACGCGCCTCCGGCGCTGGGGGACGAGGCCCCGGGCCCCACGGTGAAGATCCGCGCGCTGGACGCGCAGGCGCTGATGCGCCGGCTCACGCTGCTGGTGGTGGCCTGCGAACCGGCGGACGCGGCCCGGCTGCGCGACGCGGTGGCGTCCGTGGCGGTGCGCCACCAGGTGGAGGCGATGGCGCTGTCGGGCACGCACTGGTGTCTGCCTTTCGGGCTCCAGCAGGCCCGCCAGGACGACGCGTCGCGGGCGCTGACGTGCGCGGAGGAGCTGGGGCTCGCGGGGGTGGCGGCGCGGCGGGGGTTGGAGTCCGGCGTGGTGCGGGTGAGCGCGGACGCGGACGGCGCCCGGCTGTCCGGCATGGGGCTGGCGCGGGCGCTGGCGCTGGCGGACGCGGCGGCGCCCGGAGAGCTGCTCGTGGGCGCGTCGGTGAAGGCGCTGCTGGTGGAGACAGGGGGCGTGCGCATCGGCGCGGCGCGCGAGCTGCCCGGGGGCCCGGCGTGGCGGGTGGAGTCCGGCGTGCCCGCGTCCCGAGGCG
This window harbors:
- a CDS encoding cation:proton antiporter, whose product is MHFELAFVLLFSIATAVAIAARYFKFPYTVALVLAGLGLGIVHVFEPPHLTKELLFAVLLPGLLFEAAFHVDFRKFWKNKLAITSLAIPGVVASMGLTALLLSPAMKGMNALEGFGLIHAMVFASLIVSTDPIAVVGLFKALGAPKRLAILVEGESLLNDGTSVVLFTLVVGVANGAQFTAGGAVLDFIKVAGMGAFIGIAVGFAVAKVILRVEDAMVEITCTVIAAYGSFVVAEHFHYSGVIATVVAGMLCGNWAAQEGMGPTTRIAVESFWEYLAFALNSVVFLLIGLEVQLSSLLASWLPILLAYGAVMLGRAVVVYGVSGLLRLTPERMPWKWSAVLTWSGLRGAVSMVLVLGLPDDFAHRELLVNMTFGVVVLSIIFQGLTMAPVLKKLGITGLKDVYQEQYELARGKLGAIHAALAALEAMRRSREIPVDVLEPLERDYQQKAQAVTQELTGLKQQSNRFHEEEQQEAIRRVLIVEKDALFSAYQKGTLNKEVFEHLTAELDERISKAKDAEAHVPLEDAHAPPPEALAS
- a CDS encoding dimethylarginine dimethylaminohydrolase family protein → MMDLFLMSPPGRGWALRGRSNFRSREAAPADARGARREWLTLARHIESRGGTVVALPSPSDALTGMPYAAECGQVVAREGQAPLFLLPRMMSAHRFAERDHWTPLARRMGLEVVDPGVGIWEAHGDVATFDGVTLLFWGGRTTLDGLAAAEPFFPGEVLRVQVREPAFHGNMAVLPLPAVDRLVVCPDVMAPESVALLEQRFGANRLVRVTEADIRRYATNGLPLGRDLLAPTVMPAHVVALLEGLGMRVVSMPMPELTEKGGGSSRCLVSRASVDASRLHLPPECRLDVVAKDIEADGG
- a CDS encoding MBL fold metallo-hydrolase — protein: MSEPKAQAKKTDEIVPGVHHWTVADDRLGGLRSDAYAVVDDDGTVTLIDPLPIDEKALRKLGDIDAIVLTAGNHQRSAWRLRKAFGVPVWAPEGALGLGEKPDFEYVNGTILPGGLNTFQTPGPTEAMYTLWLQKSPHAVVFISDLLSREGRGAPTFVPSEYQDEPLRTRTSVQRILDHLPLQTVCFAHGAPILKEGAAALRKALEQDEEFPSAPAP
- a CDS encoding lipase maturation factor family protein, translated to MRAMTRPLVLFDGDCGFCKRWVARWRGDTQGRVRFVRASGWLRALLGISRQDMRRALQLVEPSGRRSSGAEAVFRMLAWSPRWGTRFAARLGLLPGIQQAAGAVYSVIARHRGRAARWDTWLFSRVTEPAEHRRVRWLFLRLMGGTFLIAFTSLGRQVLGLYGEKGIRPIRDLAQSERWAAQGRWRRPSVFWRDASDAALVRGCRVGQGLSLALLFNVAPRLSAAGLWGLYLSYVSLGREFLSFQWDVLLLEMGALGALTAPGGVRPGLGKRDVSALEVLLFRMLVFRLYFGSGMSKFHSRDQTWRDLSACDVYFETAPLPTRGGWAAHQLPRPVRHAGTAAVLAAETAVPFLAFGPRRVRQVAFGIFSALQAAIVATGNYGFFNVQSQALGLWLLDDAALRRVLPSRWWRDAGPARRPSALGTALSAATAVPVLALGSAELLRRMGWWPRGPARLVAAVDWLEDRLLPLHSVNSYGLFSVMTVDRPEITLEGSDDGVHWVEYPFRYKTSALDRPPRQVAPHQPRLDWQMWFAALGSPPSWFITLMERLLEGSPEVLRLFAANPFPDHPPRVVRAVLHDYRMTSREERQRTGAWWKRERHGLYVSPLTLTPGTSEQGGRLTWHV